A region of Bradyrhizobium sp. SZCCHNS1050 DNA encodes the following proteins:
- a CDS encoding alpha/beta hydrolase: MDAAPRRRDAIGLRGAALLAAALSGLALCVAGIWRLEAERAGITIAPLQAGTTPITVYRRDDAAASPVVVIAHGFAGSRQFMEAYALTLARAGYVAVSFDFEGHGRNPTPMSGNVTRIDGTTKELMSEIGRVADAALSLPGNDGRVALLGHSMASDIIVRQARADPRVRATVAISMFSEAVTASAPRNLLIITGEWEAALRRDALRNLRLADPAAREGDTVGDPAANGGRRAVVAPGVEHVSVLYSTTALREARDWLDRAFGRASSGPVASTGGAIALLAAGIVLLAWPLAELLPKGDAPPPTIPLHSLAIATLVPAVTTPIVLRFVETRFLPVLIADYLAVHLFVYGTLSLILLRAQGVHFGRVAWLAALALAAYGICGFGGALDRYVASFMPIAARLPIIAAIAMGAVPYMLADCIANRGGHAALWRTVWIRTAFLASLGGAVALDLKRLFFLLIIIPVIVLFFIVFGLIGGCVGRRTCSPMAEGLGLGLILAWSLGVSFPMFLPG; this comes from the coding sequence ATGGACGCTGCGCCGCGCAGACGAGACGCCATCGGTTTGCGCGGGGCAGCCCTGCTGGCCGCAGCGCTCTCCGGCCTCGCGCTCTGCGTCGCCGGGATCTGGCGCCTCGAAGCCGAGCGCGCGGGCATCACGATCGCCCCGCTGCAGGCAGGCACCACCCCCATCACCGTCTATCGGCGCGACGACGCGGCTGCGTCGCCCGTGGTCGTCATTGCCCACGGCTTTGCGGGCTCACGCCAGTTCATGGAGGCCTATGCGCTGACATTGGCGCGCGCGGGCTATGTCGCGGTCTCGTTCGACTTCGAGGGGCATGGCCGCAATCCGACGCCGATGTCGGGCAACGTCACGCGCATCGACGGCACGACGAAGGAGCTGATGAGCGAGATCGGTCGCGTCGCCGACGCCGCGCTGTCCCTGCCGGGGAATGACGGCCGGGTGGCCCTGCTCGGACACTCGATGGCTTCCGACATCATCGTCCGCCAGGCGCGGGCCGATCCGCGTGTCAGGGCGACGGTGGCGATCTCGATGTTTTCCGAGGCCGTCACGGCGAGCGCGCCGCGCAATCTGCTGATCATCACAGGCGAATGGGAGGCGGCCCTGCGCCGGGATGCGCTGCGCAACCTCCGGCTCGCCGATCCCGCCGCGCGCGAGGGCGACACCGTGGGCGATCCCGCCGCAAATGGCGGACGCCGCGCCGTCGTCGCGCCCGGAGTCGAACACGTCAGCGTGCTGTATTCGACGACCGCACTGCGCGAGGCGCGCGACTGGCTCGATCGGGCGTTCGGCCGCGCCAGCAGCGGCCCAGTCGCTTCGACTGGCGGTGCGATCGCGCTGCTGGCCGCCGGCATCGTGCTGCTGGCGTGGCCCTTGGCCGAGCTGCTGCCGAAGGGTGATGCGCCGCCGCCGACAATTCCGCTGCACAGTCTTGCGATCGCCACGCTGGTGCCGGCGGTGACGACACCGATCGTCCTGAGGTTCGTCGAGACCCGCTTCCTGCCCGTTCTGATCGCCGACTACCTCGCCGTACATCTCTTCGTGTACGGCACGCTGTCGCTCATACTGCTACGCGCGCAGGGCGTTCACTTCGGCCGCGTGGCCTGGCTCGCGGCGTTGGCGCTGGCCGCCTACGGCATCTGCGGCTTCGGTGGCGCGCTCGACCGCTACGTCGCCTCGTTCATGCCGATCGCGGCGCGCCTGCCGATCATCGCAGCGATCGCAATGGGCGCGGTGCCCTACATGCTGGCGGATTGCATCGCCAACAGGGGCGGCCACGCCGCGCTGTGGCGCACCGTGTGGATCCGCACCGCCTTCCTGGCCTCGTTGGGCGGGGCAGTCGCGCTCGACCTCAAGCGGCTGTTCTTCCTGCTCATCATCATCCCCGTGATCGTGCTGTTCTTCATCGTGTTCGGACTGATCGGCGGCTGTGTCGGCCGCAGGACCTGCTCGCCGATGGCCGAAGGCCTCGGTCTCGGCCTGATCCTGGCGTGGTCGCTCGGGGTGTCGTTTCCGATGTTCCTGCCGGGCTAG
- a CDS encoding RibD family protein: MKPEVICLMASSVDGRTLPSRWRPKGSGDLFEQVHDRLGGDAWLIGRVTGQEFAKGSAYPAETTEQFPRTHWIARRDAKAYGIVLDPHGKICWGRSDIGGDPIVVVLTEAVSDAHLSGLRGEGVSYVFAGQAKLDLSRVLEIVAQELGVKRLLLEGGGGANGAFLRAGLVDEFNLVLCPAVDGAKGAPSVFDSTEAESGERAPITAMTLESSTALEGGALWLRYKITNGSALPAQASHG, translated from the coding sequence ATGAAACCGGAAGTCATCTGCCTGATGGCGTCGAGCGTCGACGGCCGGACCCTGCCGAGCCGCTGGCGTCCGAAGGGATCGGGCGATTTGTTCGAGCAGGTGCATGACCGGCTCGGCGGCGACGCCTGGCTGATCGGCCGCGTCACCGGCCAGGAATTCGCCAAGGGCTCGGCCTATCCGGCCGAGACGACGGAGCAATTCCCGCGCACCCATTGGATCGCGCGCCGCGATGCCAAGGCCTACGGCATCGTGCTCGATCCCCATGGCAAGATCTGCTGGGGTCGCTCCGACATCGGCGGCGATCCGATCGTCGTCGTGCTGACCGAGGCCGTGTCGGATGCGCATCTTTCGGGACTGCGCGGCGAGGGCGTCTCCTACGTCTTCGCCGGCCAAGCGAAGCTCGATCTTTCGCGCGTGCTCGAGATCGTCGCGCAGGAGCTCGGCGTGAAGCGCCTGCTGCTCGAGGGCGGCGGCGGCGCCAACGGCGCGTTCCTTCGCGCGGGCCTGGTCGACGAGTTCAACCTCGTTCTGTGTCCGGCAGTGGATGGCGCCAAGGGGGCGCCGAGCGTGTTCGATTCGACGGAAGCCGAGTCCGGCGAGCGTGCCCCGATCACGGCAATGACGCTCGAAAGCAGCACGGCGCTGGAGGGCGGCGCGCTGTGGCTGCGCTACAAGATCACCAACGGCTCGGCCTTGCCGGCCCAGGCAAGTCATGGCTGA
- a CDS encoding PadR family transcriptional regulator: MRHHHWTFGPSRKDDDNQERGWGHRGRHGRRGFDEACEEMRMGGRGGGFGPRAAGLFERGRRGGREEFGRGGGGRFFGPGDLRSLLLWLIGEKPRHGYELIKAVEQLVGGAYSPSPGSVYPILNLLEDMGQIEAASAEGGKKLFAITDAGRQALKEDEAAIDGLLSRLRIMARTMGGMRPPEPVLQSVQTLKMALKMHRQGWSDAEAKRVSDILTRAIADIQGDEGTAS; the protein is encoded by the coding sequence ATGAGACATCATCATTGGACGTTTGGCCCCTCCCGCAAAGACGACGACAACCAAGAGCGCGGCTGGGGACATCGCGGACGTCATGGACGGCGTGGCTTCGACGAAGCCTGCGAGGAGATGCGCATGGGCGGGCGCGGCGGCGGGTTCGGCCCGCGGGCGGCCGGCCTGTTCGAGCGTGGCCGCCGCGGCGGTCGCGAGGAGTTCGGGCGTGGCGGCGGCGGCCGCTTCTTCGGTCCCGGCGATCTGCGCAGCCTGCTGCTGTGGCTGATCGGTGAGAAGCCGCGCCATGGCTATGAGCTGATCAAGGCGGTCGAACAGTTGGTCGGCGGGGCGTACTCGCCGAGCCCGGGCTCGGTCTATCCGATCCTCAATCTGCTCGAGGACATGGGCCAGATCGAAGCGGCATCGGCCGAGGGCGGCAAGAAGCTGTTCGCGATCACCGACGCCGGCCGTCAGGCGCTGAAAGAGGATGAAGCCGCCATCGATGGCCTGCTGAGCCGGCTGCGCATCATGGCCCGCACCATGGGCGGCATGCGCCCGCCGGAGCCGGTGCTGCAGAGCGTGCAGACGCTAAAGATGGCGCTCAAGATGCACCGGCAGGGCTGGAGCGACGCGGAAGCGAAGCGTGTCAGCGACATCCTCACCCGCGCCATCGCCGATATCCAGGGCGACGAGGGCACCGCGAGCTGA
- a CDS encoding LysR family transcriptional regulator: MSQFDHLDLDGHLLQLLLAVIEEGSVTRAAQRLGVTQSAVSHLLDKLRAITGDPLFVKSGRGIVPTAHAQLLALRARALLDDLRSFSHTAAFEPAKISAQVTIAANDLQRDLLLPSLLRYAHAQAPGLSLRVIPSGAPTPEMLREEHCQLIITPRPPEGSDILQKRLFEDSYRVFYDASQREPPQSLEDYLASDHVTVLYEPRRRLDIDEVLAERGLVRRFAAQVPGFGGIGPFLRGSRMIATLPSLLRAYMLRGLAVAPVPVPCPAMPMYMVWHLRHHEDPMHRWLRQQLEIVVAPSLAAAAEHMPVMA, from the coding sequence ATGAGCCAATTCGATCATTTGGACCTCGACGGCCACCTGCTGCAGCTCCTGCTCGCCGTCATCGAGGAAGGCTCGGTCACCCGCGCGGCGCAGCGGCTCGGAGTCACGCAGTCGGCCGTCAGCCATCTGCTCGACAAGCTGCGCGCGATCACCGGAGATCCGCTGTTCGTGAAGTCCGGCCGCGGCATCGTGCCGACCGCGCATGCGCAGCTCCTGGCGCTGCGCGCCCGCGCGCTGCTCGACGATCTCCGGAGCTTCTCGCACACCGCTGCGTTCGAGCCGGCGAAAATCTCCGCGCAGGTGACGATCGCGGCCAATGATCTGCAGCGCGACCTGCTGCTGCCGTCCCTGCTCCGTTACGCCCACGCGCAGGCGCCGGGCCTCAGCCTGCGCGTGATCCCTTCCGGCGCACCGACGCCGGAGATGCTGCGCGAAGAGCACTGTCAGCTCATCATCACGCCGCGCCCACCCGAGGGCAGCGACATCCTGCAGAAGCGACTGTTCGAGGACAGCTATCGCGTGTTCTACGATGCGAGCCAGCGCGAGCCGCCGCAGAGCCTGGAGGACTATCTCGCCAGCGACCACGTCACGGTACTGTACGAGCCGCGGCGCCGCCTCGACATCGACGAGGTCCTCGCCGAGCGCGGCCTCGTCAGGCGGTTCGCGGCGCAGGTGCCGGGCTTCGGCGGCATCGGCCCGTTCCTGCGCGGTAGCCGCATGATCGCGACCCTGCCGAGCCTGCTGCGCGCCTACATGCTGCGCGGCCTGGCGGTGGCGCCGGTGCCCGTCCCCTGTCCGGCGATGCCGATGTACATGGTCTGGCACCTGCGACACCACGAAGATCCGATGCACCGCTGGCTGCGCCAGCAGCTCGAGATCGTGGTCGCGCCGAGCTTGGCCGCGGCCGCCGAGCACATGCCGGTGATGGCCTGA
- a CDS encoding class III extradiol dioxygenase family protein, with amino-acid sequence MAKIVGCITTSHVPAIGGAIAKGLQQDPYWKPFFDGFPHVREWLAKVKPDVVVLVYNDHGLNFFLDKMPTFAVGAADSYSNADEGWGIPQTAPFKGDSELSWHLIEHLVKEDFDLTTCQEMVVDHAFTLPMALCWPDQKWPVRVVPVVVNTVQAPLPSAARCYKLGQALARAVQSWPKDERVVVMGTGGLSHQLDGERAGFINKDFDEKFMASMVDDPAWATKYSTTELVELSGTQGVELLNWMVARGTLPEKVRKEHANYHIPISNTATGLIVLEPV; translated from the coding sequence ATGGCAAAGATCGTCGGTTGCATCACCACCTCGCACGTTCCGGCCATTGGCGGCGCGATCGCCAAGGGCCTGCAGCAGGATCCGTATTGGAAACCGTTCTTCGACGGCTTCCCGCATGTCCGCGAGTGGCTCGCCAAGGTCAAACCGGATGTGGTCGTGCTCGTCTATAACGACCATGGCCTCAACTTCTTCCTCGACAAGATGCCGACCTTCGCGGTCGGCGCGGCCGACAGCTACAGCAATGCCGACGAGGGCTGGGGCATTCCGCAGACCGCGCCGTTCAAGGGTGACAGCGAATTGTCCTGGCATTTGATCGAGCATCTGGTGAAGGAGGATTTCGACCTCACCACCTGCCAGGAGATGGTGGTCGATCACGCCTTCACACTGCCGATGGCGCTGTGCTGGCCCGATCAGAAATGGCCGGTGCGGGTGGTGCCCGTGGTCGTCAACACGGTGCAGGCGCCGCTGCCGTCGGCCGCGCGCTGCTACAAGCTCGGCCAGGCGCTGGCGCGGGCGGTTCAATCCTGGCCGAAGGACGAGCGCGTCGTCGTGATGGGGACCGGCGGCCTGTCGCATCAGCTCGACGGCGAGCGTGCCGGCTTCATCAACAAGGATTTCGACGAGAAGTTCATGGCCAGCATGGTCGACGATCCCGCCTGGGCGACGAAGTATTCGACCACCGAGCTGGTCGAGCTGTCGGGCACCCAGGGCGTCGAATTGCTGAACTGGATGGTCGCGCGCGGCACCCTGCCGGAGAAGGTCCGCAAGGAGCACGCCAACTATCACATCCCGATCTCGAATACGGCGACCGGGCTGATTGTGCTGGAGCCGGTGTAG
- a CDS encoding DUF2200 domain-containing protein, giving the protein MAKHRIYTTSFASVYRLYVAKAEKKGRTKAEVDQVICWLTGYGQSELEIRLERQTDFETFFAQAPAMNPARTLIKGMICGVRVEDVEEPTMREIRYLDKLVDELARGKAMDKILRKA; this is encoded by the coding sequence ATGGCAAAACACCGCATCTACACGACGAGCTTCGCGAGCGTGTACCGATTGTACGTCGCGAAGGCCGAGAAGAAGGGACGCACCAAGGCAGAGGTCGATCAGGTGATCTGCTGGCTGACGGGCTATGGCCAAAGCGAGCTTGAGATCCGGTTGGAGCGTCAGACGGACTTCGAGACCTTCTTCGCACAGGCGCCAGCGATGAATCCGGCGCGGACCCTGATCAAGGGCATGATCTGCGGCGTCCGCGTGGAGGATGTCGAGGAACCGACGATGCGGGAGATCCGCTACCTGGACAAGCTGGTCGATGAGCTGGCGCGGGGAAAGGCAATGGACAAGATCCTGCGCAAGGCCTGA
- a CDS encoding PaaI family thioesterase, translating into MSDIPPTAAPPAFDVLAEAIGQRRSVYGHISGLRMDRFAPGEAWSTLPYRPVFVGDSETGVIHGGVVTAMLDESCGMAVQLALDGSRAIATLDLRIDYQKPATPGLDIKAHAVCFRVTRSIAFVRATAYQEEETAPVATATACFMIGANRTNMLTDRAAFDGAPPPLDAPDDPAGSFPTSPFARCLGIRFAENDTLVMPFSRRIIGNPVLPAIHGGMTGAFLETAAIVTVMRELGATAPPKPVGLTINYLRSGRALDTVASASIVKQGRRVVAFEARAWQDDATKPIATAFGHFMLRPAPGQEQD; encoded by the coding sequence ATCGGGCAGCGCCGCTCGGTCTATGGCCATATCAGCGGGCTCAGGATGGATCGCTTCGCGCCCGGCGAAGCCTGGTCGACCCTGCCTTATCGTCCCGTGTTCGTCGGCGACAGCGAGACCGGGGTGATCCATGGCGGCGTCGTCACCGCGATGCTCGACGAGAGCTGCGGCATGGCGGTGCAGCTTGCGCTCGACGGCAGCCGCGCGATCGCCACGCTCGATCTGCGCATCGACTATCAGAAGCCGGCGACCCCCGGTCTCGACATCAAGGCCCATGCGGTCTGCTTCCGCGTCACCCGCTCGATCGCCTTCGTGCGCGCCACCGCCTATCAGGAGGAGGAGACCGCACCGGTCGCCACCGCGACCGCCTGCTTCATGATTGGCGCCAACCGCACCAACATGCTGACCGACCGGGCGGCCTTCGACGGCGCGCCACCGCCGCTCGACGCCCCGGACGATCCGGCGGGGTCGTTTCCCACCAGTCCGTTCGCGCGCTGCCTCGGCATCCGCTTCGCCGAGAACGACACGCTGGTGATGCCGTTCTCGCGCCGGATCATCGGCAATCCCGTGCTGCCTGCGATCCATGGCGGCATGACCGGTGCGTTTCTCGAGACCGCAGCGATCGTCACCGTGATGCGCGAGCTCGGCGCCACGGCGCCGCCGAAGCCGGTCGGCCTCACCATCAACTATCTGAGGTCGGGGCGCGCGCTCGACACCGTCGCATCGGCGTCGATCGTCAAGCAGGGACGCCGCGTCGTCGCCTTCGAGGCCCGCGCCTGGCAGGACGATGCGACGAAGCCGATCGCCACGGCCTTCGGCCATTTCATGCTACGACCGGCGCCAGGGCAGGAGCAGGATTGA
- a CDS encoding VOC family protein has translation MLDHVGFPVSDFARAKAFYAAALAPLGYVLMMEITDAQTGGHGDHAGFGDGRPDFWIGTGGTAATSTHVAFHAKDRATVDAFYQAAIAAGGMDNGAPGLRPHYHENYYGAFVRDADGNNIEAVCHAPA, from the coding sequence ATGCTCGACCACGTCGGCTTCCCTGTCTCCGACTTCGCCCGCGCCAAGGCGTTCTATGCGGCCGCCCTGGCGCCGCTCGGCTATGTCCTGATGATGGAGATCACCGACGCGCAGACCGGCGGCCACGGTGATCACGCCGGCTTCGGCGACGGCCGTCCGGATTTCTGGATCGGCACCGGCGGGACGGCCGCGACCTCGACGCATGTCGCGTTCCACGCCAAGGATCGCGCCACGGTCGATGCGTTCTATCAAGCGGCGATCGCCGCAGGCGGAATGGACAACGGCGCGCCTGGACTGCGGCCGCATTATCACGAGAACTATTACGGCGCGTTCGTGCGCGACGCCGACGGCAACAACATCGAGGCGGTGTGCCACGCGCCGGCGTGA
- a CDS encoding protocatechuate 4,5-dioxygenase subunit alpha, which translates to MSTTSARQPVPGTTIFDGEQARKGYALNKMCYSFNDAANRKAFVADEDGYCAKYGLNAQQRAAIRNRNVLELIEAGGNAYYLAKFAGIFGLDMQDIGAQQTGLTKEQFKAKLLAARG; encoded by the coding sequence ATGTCCACCACGTCAGCCCGGCAGCCCGTGCCCGGCACCACCATCTTCGACGGCGAGCAGGCCCGCAAAGGCTACGCCCTCAACAAGATGTGCTACTCGTTCAACGATGCCGCCAACCGCAAGGCGTTCGTCGCCGACGAGGACGGCTATTGCGCCAAATACGGCCTCAATGCACAGCAGCGCGCGGCGATCAGGAACCGCAACGTGCTGGAGCTGATCGAGGCCGGCGGCAACGCCTACTACCTCGCCAAGTTCGCCGGCATCTTCGGGCTCGACATGCAGGACATCGGCGCGCAGCAGACCGGGCTGACGAAAGAGCAGTTCAAGGCCAAGCTTCTGGCGGCGAGGGGGTAA
- a CDS encoding NAD(P)/FAD-dependent oxidoreductase gives MAERRMHIIIVGAGAAGLMAARELARAGQQVTLLEARDRCGGRIHPLPASRFGYRADAGAEFIHGEAPVTHALMAEAGLTSTPVDGARWYVTDGAFSREDPAERQMRQLHRVARQLDEDMTVTALLDRHFAGAEFAALRKSVLGMVQGYDAADPGRASVFALRDEWMGGDRGAQARIVGGYAALLDHLLAECRAHGVKMLLEAVVRAVESSDDGVVVRLADGRAQRGDLVILTVPLPLLRTIALPPAMHPQLAAAETIGFGNVIKLLLRFERRWWREARTEDLSDMLFVLSDADVPVWWTQHPNDDAVLTGWLAGPPAGAFAACDEAALIENGLSALADIFAQPAGLLKQQLVASHVTDWAKDPFARGAYSYATLTSHEAQDTLSRCDGGRVLISGEALYRGRDMGTVEAALASGQQTARRILAM, from the coding sequence ATGGCTGAGCGGCGAATGCACATCATCATCGTCGGGGCCGGTGCCGCGGGCCTGATGGCGGCGCGCGAACTGGCCCGCGCAGGCCAGCAGGTGACACTGCTGGAGGCGCGCGACCGCTGCGGCGGGCGCATCCATCCGCTGCCTGCGAGCAGGTTCGGATATCGCGCGGATGCCGGTGCGGAATTCATCCATGGCGAGGCGCCCGTCACCCACGCGCTGATGGCCGAGGCGGGGCTCACCTCGACGCCGGTCGATGGCGCGCGCTGGTACGTGACGGATGGCGCGTTCTCGCGCGAGGATCCCGCTGAACGGCAGATGCGCCAGTTGCACCGCGTGGCGCGGCAGCTCGACGAGGATATGACCGTGACGGCGCTGCTCGATCGGCATTTCGCCGGCGCGGAGTTTGCCGCCCTGCGCAAGTCGGTCTTGGGGATGGTGCAGGGCTATGACGCGGCCGATCCCGGTCGTGCCAGCGTGTTCGCGCTGCGCGACGAATGGATGGGCGGCGACCGCGGCGCTCAGGCGCGCATTGTCGGCGGCTACGCGGCGCTGCTCGATCATCTCCTGGCGGAGTGCCGGGCGCATGGCGTGAAGATGCTGCTCGAGGCGGTGGTCCGCGCGGTGGAGAGCTCCGATGATGGTGTCGTCGTGCGCTTGGCTGACGGCCGTGCGCAGCGCGGCGATCTCGTCATCCTGACCGTGCCGCTGCCGCTGCTGCGAACCATCGCGCTGCCGCCGGCCATGCACCCGCAATTGGCCGCAGCCGAAACCATCGGCTTCGGCAACGTCATCAAGCTGCTGCTTCGCTTCGAGCGTCGCTGGTGGCGAGAGGCCCGGACCGAGGACCTTTCCGACATGCTGTTCGTGCTGTCCGATGCCGACGTGCCGGTGTGGTGGACGCAGCATCCGAACGATGACGCGGTGTTGACCGGCTGGCTCGCCGGGCCGCCGGCCGGCGCCTTCGCCGCGTGCGACGAGGCCGCGCTGATCGAAAACGGGCTTTCGGCGCTCGCGGATATCTTCGCACAGCCGGCGGGCTTGCTGAAGCAGCAGCTCGTCGCGTCGCATGTCACGGATTGGGCGAAGGATCCGTTCGCGCGCGGGGCCTATTCCTATGCGACGCTGACATCCCACGAGGCGCAGGATACGCTTTCGCGCTGCGACGGCGGACGGGTGCTGATCTCCGGCGAAGCGCTGTATCGCGGACGCGACATGGGAACGGTCGAGGCGGCGCTGGCGAGTGGGCAACAAACAGCGCGGCGCATCCTCGCGATGTGA